In Alteromonas mediterranea DE, a single genomic region encodes these proteins:
- a CDS encoding efflux RND transporter permease subunit translates to MNNQNNTQSGIIAWFARNSVAANLLMFFIIIMGIASYFTIQRQMFPNIEINYITIEATYPGASPQEIEESIFIKVEEAVKDITEIKRTVSRAFRGGGAVTLEIDTKAELTDVLDKVKLRVDSIATFPAGMEPVNVSQVEFQQQVIEMPLVGDLPLSELKVLAKEVEDELLQLGSISLVEANTPDDEIAVEVKPDTLRKYGLTIGDITQAINSYSANISAGQLRTNSGIVSVRVENQYYSGDEFKQIPIKIGAGGAKVTLGDVAYINDGFEEGERYFKYNGMNAIYIAVKATKTQNTIPVAETVKAYIDQKNETLPQGISLQVLVDMTYYLNARLDMMLSNLIQGSILVALMLTLFLRFRLAVWVMVGLPVCFLGAMMLMPVFGVSINILSLFAFIMVLGIVVDDAIVIGESAYTEIESKGGGVDNVVRGAKRVATPATFGVLTTIAVFAPFTLSSGPEGAFFYNIAVVVILCLVFSLIESKLILPAHLAHTKFSPVKQDSWRARFNKRFFAFVNGPYKRTVTKAIEWRWAVLMMFVAMFMLSLGLIGANYVRMVPNPKVPHDFPSVKIEMNENVSDMTTINALKIVEQTILDVEEQIIDEFGQGMIRDRLAFNEDRTEGRILTPLVNEEDRPIDTFELARRWREAIPEITGMKSFTVIDDVNGDGDDGEFGYLLFGPDIDTLNAAGLKFIEMLQQQEGLFDVSSTIDPPSKEVQMTLLPVAYDLGLTLSNIASQVGAGFYGGEAQRVIRNGEEVKVMVRYPELTRERFADLKYSLITTPSGQEVMLGDVVALEEKPGISYIRREGGYRSVYIWGNIDEEKVEPNEVVTEIQDKLLPQLKELFPSVMTELGGDIEEQQAQQNEQILFFLAAMIMVYILLAVPLKSYGQPLIIMSVIPFSFTGAVFGHFVLGLDLSMMSNFGLIAAAGVVINDSLVMTDFVNQRRAQGYSIKEAVTEAGTARFRAITLTSITTFVGVLPIMFETSLQAAFVVPMAAALGFAVLYATLVTLILVPCLYLILLDLHVPYTFIKSKIVRKRKSDGSDNTVSPPPQPSSLID, encoded by the coding sequence ATGAATAACCAAAACAACACGCAAAGCGGCATCATTGCTTGGTTTGCTCGAAATTCTGTAGCGGCGAACCTTCTCATGTTCTTTATCATTATCATGGGTATAGCGAGCTACTTCACTATTCAGCGCCAGATGTTCCCCAACATCGAAATAAACTATATCACTATAGAAGCAACGTACCCGGGCGCCTCGCCACAAGAAATTGAAGAAAGTATTTTCATTAAAGTAGAGGAAGCGGTTAAAGATATTACTGAAATAAAGCGCACAGTCTCTCGTGCATTTAGAGGTGGCGGCGCTGTAACGTTAGAAATCGACACCAAAGCCGAGCTTACTGACGTGCTAGATAAGGTAAAGCTTCGCGTAGACAGCATTGCCACTTTCCCCGCTGGCATGGAGCCAGTAAACGTATCGCAAGTTGAATTTCAACAGCAAGTTATTGAAATGCCCCTAGTGGGCGACTTACCGCTTTCCGAGTTAAAAGTTCTCGCAAAAGAAGTTGAAGATGAACTTTTACAGTTAGGCTCTATTTCCCTTGTTGAGGCTAATACGCCAGATGATGAGATTGCTGTTGAAGTTAAACCCGATACGCTTAGAAAGTACGGGCTAACGATTGGTGATATTACCCAAGCCATTAACAGCTACTCGGCGAATATCTCGGCGGGTCAATTAAGAACAAACTCGGGCATCGTCTCTGTTCGTGTAGAAAACCAATACTACAGCGGTGATGAGTTTAAGCAAATTCCAATTAAAATTGGTGCTGGCGGTGCAAAGGTAACGTTAGGCGATGTAGCCTACATCAATGATGGTTTTGAAGAGGGTGAGCGCTACTTCAAATACAATGGCATGAACGCTATTTACATCGCAGTGAAAGCCACAAAAACGCAAAATACCATTCCCGTAGCAGAGACGGTAAAAGCCTATATTGATCAGAAAAACGAAACCTTGCCTCAGGGTATAAGTTTACAGGTACTGGTCGATATGACCTACTACCTAAATGCGCGCCTAGACATGATGCTGTCAAACCTCATTCAGGGGTCAATTTTGGTGGCACTTATGCTAACTCTGTTTTTGCGATTCAGATTGGCAGTATGGGTAATGGTCGGCCTCCCAGTCTGCTTCCTAGGTGCAATGATGCTAATGCCCGTCTTCGGCGTCAGCATTAACATTCTATCGCTCTTTGCGTTCATTATGGTGCTGGGTATTGTAGTAGACGACGCTATCGTGATTGGCGAAAGTGCTTATACTGAAATTGAAAGCAAAGGCGGTGGTGTGGATAACGTTGTTCGCGGTGCTAAGCGCGTAGCGACTCCTGCTACATTTGGGGTATTAACCACCATTGCTGTATTCGCCCCATTTACGTTAAGCAGCGGGCCAGAAGGTGCTTTTTTCTATAACATCGCAGTGGTAGTTATCTTGTGCTTGGTATTTAGTTTAATTGAGTCGAAGCTTATTCTGCCCGCTCACCTCGCTCACACTAAATTTTCTCCGGTAAAGCAAGACAGCTGGCGTGCTCGCTTTAATAAACGCTTCTTTGCATTTGTAAACGGCCCTTATAAACGCACCGTGACCAAAGCCATTGAGTGGCGCTGGGCAGTGCTGATGATGTTTGTAGCAATGTTTATGCTAAGCCTCGGGCTTATAGGCGCAAACTATGTACGTATGGTGCCAAATCCCAAAGTGCCTCACGACTTCCCCAGCGTAAAAATAGAGATGAATGAAAACGTTTCAGACATGACTACCATCAACGCGCTTAAAATAGTTGAGCAGACCATTTTAGACGTAGAAGAACAAATTATTGATGAGTTTGGCCAAGGTATGATTCGAGACCGCCTTGCGTTTAATGAAGACAGAACCGAAGGGCGTATATTAACGCCGCTAGTTAATGAAGAAGACCGCCCTATTGACACCTTCGAACTAGCGCGTCGCTGGCGCGAAGCCATTCCTGAAATCACCGGCATGAAGTCTTTTACCGTGATTGACGATGTGAACGGCGATGGTGATGATGGTGAGTTTGGCTATCTACTTTTCGGCCCTGATATCGACACCCTTAACGCCGCAGGTCTTAAGTTTATTGAAATGCTTCAGCAGCAAGAAGGCCTGTTCGATGTAAGCTCTACTATCGACCCGCCAAGCAAAGAAGTGCAGATGACATTACTTCCGGTGGCTTACGACTTAGGCCTCACGCTTTCGAATATCGCATCTCAAGTGGGTGCAGGCTTCTACGGTGGCGAAGCACAGCGCGTCATCCGTAATGGCGAAGAAGTGAAAGTAATGGTGCGCTACCCTGAACTTACTCGTGAGCGTTTTGCAGACTTAAAATACTCACTTATCACTACGCCAAGCGGACAAGAAGTTATGCTAGGTGACGTGGTAGCCCTAGAAGAAAAACCCGGCATTAGCTACATTCGCCGCGAAGGTGGCTACCGCAGCGTATACATTTGGGGCAACATTGATGAGGAAAAAGTTGAGCCGAATGAAGTGGTGACTGAAATTCAGGATAAACTTCTGCCTCAGCTTAAAGAGTTATTCCCATCGGTAATGACCGAGTTAGGTGGGGATATTGAAGAGCAGCAAGCCCAGCAAAACGAGCAAATTCTGTTTTTCTTAGCCGCGATGATCATGGTGTATATCCTACTCGCCGTGCCGCTCAAAAGTTATGGGCAGCCGTTAATTATTATGTCGGTGATCCCATTTAGCTTTACGGGAGCAGTGTTTGGCCACTTTGTACTAGGGCTAGACTTATCTATGATGTCGAACTTTGGCCTTATTGCTGCTGCGGGTGTTGTGATAAACGACTCGCTGGTAATGACTGATTTTGTAAATCAGCGCCGCGCTCAAGGGTACAGCATTAAAGAAGCGGTTACCGAAGCAGGTACTGCCCGCTTTAGAGCAATCACTCTCACCTCTATCACTACGTTTGTAGGCGTATTGCCAATAATGTTCGAAACCAGCTTACAGGCAGCATTCGTTGTACCCATGGCCGCGGCATTGGGTTTTGCCGTTCTGTATGCCACGTTGGTTACGCTAATTTTGGTGCCTTGCTTATACCTGATTCTGCTAGATTTACATGTTCCATATACGTTTATTAAAAGCAAAATTGTGCGCAAGAGGAAGTCTGATGGCAGCGACAATACTGTCTCCCCCCCTCCTCAGCCAAGTAGTTTAATTGACTAG
- a CDS encoding efflux RND transporter periplasmic adaptor subunit produces the protein MKWMKFALPIGVLIVGYVGMKGIEASASDSVITEEVDTRPTVTIEALAPEDVRVQLTSYGEITPLETTNLAAQVSGEVQQWNPKFVSGGLVRRGETLFEIEADAYEAALLMAEANLASAEAQLIQEQAQADVAAREAKTMPNARVTDLYLRKPQVMSAKAALKSAQAQLKIAKRDFENCKVKAPYDALVVSRGISTGDYVTQGTPVAVINNIEYAEVTFPVAGFDRVFLADNTIGSEIAIEVDDIQGATVKGTIHRDTGVIDNNTRMSYFVARIEDPYAINSSKPIIKFGSYSTIAFEGKTLSDVYRVPQELITNRLLWTLDDEDRLTSQKVTVVREENGDFLIQGDFNANKVVMSLPEYPQNGMPVKVIETTTDLVTASAN, from the coding sequence ATGAAATGGATGAAGTTTGCACTACCTATTGGTGTTTTAATAGTAGGCTACGTTGGGATGAAAGGAATCGAAGCCTCAGCCTCTGACTCAGTAATAACCGAAGAAGTTGACACGCGCCCCACAGTAACTATTGAGGCGTTAGCCCCTGAAGATGTTCGGGTGCAGTTAACCTCTTACGGTGAAATCACGCCTTTAGAAACCACTAACCTCGCGGCGCAGGTATCAGGAGAAGTTCAACAGTGGAACCCCAAATTTGTCAGCGGTGGTTTAGTGAGAAGGGGGGAAACACTTTTTGAAATAGAAGCCGATGCTTATGAAGCCGCGCTATTAATGGCCGAGGCAAACCTTGCCAGCGCTGAAGCGCAGCTTATTCAAGAGCAAGCACAGGCCGACGTTGCGGCGCGAGAAGCGAAAACCATGCCCAATGCTCGCGTCACTGACCTATACCTTCGTAAACCTCAAGTAATGAGTGCGAAAGCAGCGCTAAAGTCGGCACAAGCCCAGCTTAAAATAGCGAAACGGGATTTTGAAAACTGCAAAGTTAAAGCCCCTTATGACGCGTTAGTTGTTTCAAGGGGGATTAGTACCGGTGACTATGTTACTCAAGGTACGCCCGTTGCCGTAATTAATAACATTGAGTACGCAGAAGTAACCTTCCCCGTGGCTGGCTTTGACCGCGTCTTTCTTGCTGACAACACCATTGGCAGTGAAATCGCTATTGAAGTTGATGACATTCAAGGTGCTACGGTTAAAGGCACTATTCACAGAGATACAGGGGTTATAGACAACAATACGCGTATGAGCTATTTCGTCGCGCGAATTGAAGACCCTTATGCCATCAACTCATCTAAGCCAATTATAAAGTTTGGTTCTTACAGCACCATTGCGTTTGAAGGTAAAACGTTAAGTGACGTGTACCGCGTACCTCAAGAGCTAATTACCAATCGTCTTTTATGGACACTGGATGACGAAGATAGGTTAACGTCACAAAAAGTTACCGTGGTTCGTGAAGAAAATGGCGACTTTTTAATTCAGGGAGACTTTAACGCGAATAAGGTTGTGATGAGCCTTCCAGAGTACCCGCAAAACGGGATGCCCGTGAAGGTAATTGAGACCACTACCGACCTTGTGACAGCAAGCGCTAACTAA